A portion of the uncultured Bacteroides sp. genome contains these proteins:
- a CDS encoding RagB/SusD family nutrient uptake outer membrane protein: MKNKIIYILIVFFSFGFALTSCTDYLDRDSASVLSEEDAFKNFNNFQGFVEVMYNVIPDVAKHNWVSSFNWGDDEVITTGNGENLMGYAIDGGNYRSYIKKGDCFLDREWYVDQKPNGSGARFDKALWGGGWYAIRQANIGLEALQKGLLKDATQEERDFIEGQLYFFRAWFYFQLTTYWGGLPYIESVLASDAQFNLPRESYQENAEKMAADFQRAADLLPIDWDNTTAGERTKGNNAFRPNKIWALSYLGKSLLYAGSPLMQNGGENDNRSYNADYCKRAADALGKVLAMVEGGQTQYALVNFDKYSTLFYTKEQNWLMPGGTEAIMRSPTFGADSYWRQMNSYQLSYICDGDGIIFCPAANYVNYFGMANGLPLDDSNSGFSKSQPWKDRDPRFYNNFIYDGVKMIKSPSAARKEYQYANLYEGGNCSNNPSKTSRTGYFNYKFIPLGANKDDSDYGYGKATHLHLSWLRLAEVYLLYAEAAAQGYRSPTGKSSTFGKNAVQAVNVIRERAGVSAVADSYTGDLDKFMGEVRRERAVELAYEGHRFNDLRRWKLLTVYPYNIKTMQKFDRDPIADWDEENKKDRNFDPDADPKERKVVNFREEIVTQRNLSGKHYWLPFKTDDVTMYPEFNQNPGW; encoded by the coding sequence ATGAAAAACAAGATTATTTACATACTTATCGTATTCTTCTCTTTCGGCTTCGCATTGACTTCGTGCACCGACTATTTGGACAGAGACTCTGCCTCTGTGCTCTCCGAAGAAGATGCGTTTAAGAACTTCAATAACTTCCAGGGATTTGTAGAAGTGATGTATAATGTTATCCCCGATGTAGCCAAGCATAACTGGGTCAGCTCTTTTAACTGGGGCGATGACGAGGTCATAACTACCGGAAATGGTGAGAACCTGATGGGCTATGCCATTGATGGTGGCAACTATCGTAGCTATATAAAGAAAGGCGACTGTTTTCTGGATCGTGAATGGTACGTAGACCAAAAGCCTAATGGATCGGGGGCACGTTTTGATAAAGCCCTGTGGGGCGGTGGTTGGTATGCCATCCGTCAGGCCAATATTGGTCTGGAAGCTCTGCAGAAAGGTCTATTGAAAGATGCCACACAGGAGGAACGCGACTTTATTGAAGGTCAGCTCTATTTCTTCCGCGCATGGTTCTACTTCCAGCTTACTACCTATTGGGGTGGTTTGCCCTATATAGAGAGCGTTCTTGCTTCCGATGCGCAGTTCAACCTGCCGCGTGAAAGCTATCAAGAGAACGCTGAGAAGATGGCAGCCGACTTCCAGCGTGCAGCCGACCTGCTCCCAATTGACTGGGACAACACTACTGCAGGTGAGCGCACTAAAGGAAACAATGCTTTTCGGCCTAACAAGATTTGGGCACTCTCTTATTTGGGCAAGTCTCTGCTCTATGCCGGTAGCCCCTTGATGCAAAATGGTGGTGAAAACGACAATCGTTCGTATAATGCAGATTATTGCAAGCGTGCCGCTGATGCCTTGGGCAAGGTGCTTGCTATGGTCGAGGGCGGTCAGACTCAGTATGCTTTGGTTAACTTCGATAAATACAGCACGCTGTTCTACACCAAAGAGCAGAACTGGCTGATGCCAGGTGGTACGGAAGCCATCATGCGTAGCCCCACTTTCGGTGCCGACTCTTACTGGCGCCAGATGAACTCCTACCAGCTGTCATACATTTGCGACGGCGATGGCATTATCTTTTGTCCTGCCGCTAACTATGTGAACTATTTTGGTATGGCTAACGGTCTGCCCCTTGACGATTCCAATTCAGGATTCAGCAAGTCGCAGCCTTGGAAGGATCGCGACCCGCGTTTCTACAACAACTTTATTTACGATGGTGTGAAGATGATTAAGTCTCCATCAGCTGCGAGAAAAGAATATCAGTATGCCAATCTTTACGAAGGCGGCAACTGTAGCAACAACCCTAGCAAAACCAGCCGTACAGGTTACTTCAATTACAAATTCATCCCGTTAGGTGCCAATAAGGATGATTCGGATTATGGGTATGGCAAGGCTACTCATCTCCATTTATCTTGGTTGCGTCTGGCAGAAGTATATTTGCTTTATGCCGAAGCTGCTGCACAAGGTTATCGCTCCCCCACCGGTAAGTCTTCTACTTTCGGGAAGAATGCCGTACAAGCAGTCAACGTAATCCGTGAACGTGCGGGTGTGAGTGCTGTGGCCGATAGTTACACGGGTGACTTGGACAAATTCATGGGTGAGGTTCGCCGTGAACGTGCCGTTGAGTTGGCCTACGAAGGACACCGCTTCAACGACCTGCGCCGCTGGAAATTGCTGACCGTGTATCCTTATAATATTAAGACCATGCAGAAGTTTGACCGTGATCCTATAGCAGATTGGGATGAAGAAAATAAAAAAGACCGCAACTTTGATCCCGATGCTGACCCCAAAGAACGCAAGGTTGTTAACTTCCGTGAAGAAATCGTTACACAGCGTAACCTTTCTGGTAAGCACTATTGGTTGCCGTTCAAGACAGATGATGTGACGATGTATCCGGAGTTCAACCAAAATCCCGGTTGGTAA